GGACGCCCTTCCGCCAGGCCGTGTGGGAGCGACTGGCCGCGCTCGAATACGGCACCTTCGTCTCGTACGGCGAGCTCGGCGCGTCCCTCGGGCACGCGGGCTACGGCCGTGCGATCGGCGGTGCGGTCGGCGCCAACCCGGTTCCGATCATCGTCGGCTGCCACCGGGTCCTCTCCTCCAGCGGCCGGGTGACCGGGTACAGCGGTGGCAACGGCATCCCCACCAAGCTGTGGCTGCTGGAGCACGAGGGGATCCTGCTGGCCGCATGAGCGAGACGACGACACCCGTCCGATCGGCACTCGTCGTCGGGGAGGACGGCGTAGCGCGCTGCTCCTGGTCGGCGAGCGATCCCGAGTACC
This region of Leifsonia sp. fls2-241-R2A-40a genomic DNA includes:
- a CDS encoding methylated-DNA--[protein]-cysteine S-methyltransferase encodes the protein MSSSFAYLLRTPSPIGRLELTSDGTAVTSLSIERAGHLPLEDHPERSTPVLDDAAAQLGEYFAGSRRAFDVPVRLQGTPFRQAVWERLAALEYGTFVSYGELGASLGHAGYGRAIGGAVGANPVPIIVGCHRVLSSSGRVTGYSGGNGIPTKLWLLEHEGILLAA